The window AGACCCGACTGTCCTCTTTCATTTTCTCCATTCAACAACCCAGACCCTGCTTTTAAACTTACCGCGTGCTTTGATGGCATGACCCACTTTGCTGGACCAGCCCATCGGGTGTAAAAGGGGACTCCAGATGTGGCACCAGAAGTCGGCGACTACGTTCTCCGGGGCGTCGCTTTGGTCTGTGTACACCAGCCGTAGACGGCCGCCAATAATGGAGTCGATGATGGCCACGCGGGTCCGGCTCACGTGTTTGGGATCTACCACCTCCACACGCATGCCGACTCTGAAAGGGATCTTCATGCTATCTGCCAGCTGGGAAGAGGAAACAGGGAGGGTGGCAGAGCGACAGAGATAGTGGTTAGACAGCATGTTAACAactccatccattatctataccgctgaatccgtcggtcgggtcgcgggggggctggagcctatcccagcaatGTTAACAACTCATTTAGTTTAATTTGGTACTCTCTTCACATGTATATGACAGAGGGTGCTGTCAATCATCACAAAAGTTACCTTCAGGTAGAAGTCAACAGGTAGAGTGGTGGCCCCCACCAGCTTTTTCATGAGGTAATCTTTCCAATCTGGGATGTTCTGCACGTCTACGGACACACAATGCTAAAACATCATACTAAGGCAAATCACACCCATTTAAATCAATCACCATCTATTGCATCAACCCTGATTAAAGTCCACTATGCTCCACGCTTTAGTAGAAGGCGGCTTTCAGCGGTGTACCTCACCTTGTGGGGGCACCAGCAGCTTGCTCGTCATGGCGCACCACCCAATGGGGTTCAGCTCTCCTGAAACGAGGCTGCACCAGAAATCGCGGCTGCTGTCGTGCTCAAAGCCTTCGTATCTCAGCAGAGCTTTGTATCCTGTGAAGGGAGAAGAGTTGGGCTGGGTTAAGAACCAGCTTTGCTTTCGAAATGTTAAGCATCATTAAAAAGTACCAACAATGTTGTGTTATGTATTAAGTTTCCGTTTAAGTCTAGCTGTGACACTCTCATTATTGCCTCCAGCCTGGCCTTTGGGTGACGGTCGCTTGATAATTAAAGTTTTCCGTAATTTAGTATCGTAACCAACAAGACTGACAAAAACATTAGAACCTGTACAAAGAGAAACATAGTAAAAAGTACACACCAGCAATCTGGATGACTGTAGCAATCCAGTAGACTTTACTGGGAAGGATTGCATTTGTGTTCAGGACTTCCACCTTCATCCCTACGGTGATGTCATCCCAATGGGCGTAGAGTGGAGCCTGCAGAAGGACTCGGGTTTTACTGATTTATGACAAGTGTCTCAAGTCAGAAGTAATTCTGAGCAACGCTCAAGGCGTATTTCTAACCATATTATTTATCCTGATCATAGCTACATAAAAAACAGCCTGGCAGCCCTACACATTAGTTTCAATTTCACATCTTTATTAAGTGTTTTTCCCAGCATTTGCCGTTAATATCCACACATTCATGAGCTGGAATAAACAGCTGACGTTCATGCCGTTTGAAAGGCTCCAGAAAAACGTAATTTGCCAATTGCACATGGCACGCGGGACTCACGTGTGCGAAGCAGGAGATGGACGAAGCCAGAGAGGTTTCCTTTTCCAAGTAGGTGCCCCAGTCGAAACCAGAGGATGCTGCAGAATGGACGCAGCAGAGGAATCTTACATCTCAAACAAGAGCTCATTATCAGAGAGAATGCACATTTCTCCAGTTTTCTATGTATGTTTTAATGTGAGATTCCTCCAAGAGGAGCAAACCTATGAATAAGATATTCATTTTGTATTTCCCTGTGGATTGATCTGTATACTGCAAGTAATTTTGACCTCTGCTCGAGCAAGgagaatatatgtgtgtgtgtgtgtgtgtgtgtgtgtgtgtggtaaaaGCCTTTACCATCCACTCCTGCTGGGCCTGCGGAGCCTTTGTTCATCTTAGTCAGCACAGTAGCTTTTTTTGAGGGAGGCTTTccctgaaaagagaaaaaaaaaaaaaaaaaaaaaaaaaaaaaaaaaaaaaaaaaaaggagacgaTGGTCAGATCCTATCCATCTCCGGGTTTGCTTTTCATGTTCCTGTTAAACCTCACACAGATCTGGCTGCTTTAGCCTTTATTGCAACGTTTGGTTTTCAACCAGAAATTCTATTACACAAACTCTCATGTTATCCTGGATTAACGTGCACAAAACAGGTATTAGTCCATCGCTTTGAAAATGGAATTCTTTAGCCAGTACAGAGAATGTCCATGATGCACATGTGGCTTTTTGAGGAACCAACTTTTCTAATTGATTTTAATTCTTTGAATCCCCTCAACAGCGAACACACGAGGAAAACTAGTCGCATAGAATCACAACAAACTGAGGACCGGTTTACCTGTCCTGAGCAGATAACCTTTCCATTAATGACGTGTCAGAAAACAGTTGTTTTGCCAGATGTAAAGATGATATTGTCAAAGTGCTTCTTGCTCCTACTTACAATCATTGTGGGCAGAAAACCAAATTATTATTGTTCAAAATATAATTTTCCACTGTCCAATAACCTTATATAAGTAACAATAAgcataaaaacaacattttgaagAAGTGTAAGTACCGTATTGTTGCTTTACAACAGTGCTTGCTTCAACAGGGTTCTTTACATTCAATGCCTTTAATCCCTTTGCAGGTCAAGAATAGAAGCCTCAGAGGACAACAAACATTTCGCCATTCTGTCTTGATCTCACCAACTTACCAGCTGACCCAGATAAACGGCTGCAGGGTCACCTGCCTCCGCCACGCGCGTGTGGACCGACCGGTTCGGGAGGGCGGTGGCTTTGAGAAGCCGCGCGCGGCGGCTGAGCTGATGCTGCGCCTCGTAGTAGTCTTCAGGCTGGAAATGCTTCTGGCAGACGAAGAGCTTGGTGAGAACGTGTAGGGGGGTGTTTACGTCCATGTTTAAAGTGCAAAGCCACTGCCTCAACCGCTCTGGGTCGCCGAGAGGAAACCGATGAAAGACGATGTTCGGCCGCTTTGCGCTGTGGCACGTGTCGACGCAACACATGTGAACCATTTGGGACGTTTATTATAAACAGGAGGCAGAACTGAACTCAAGGCAAGGGTCAGGGAACTCCACAGGCAGCCTTTGGCGATAAATTAAGATTTCAAGTCGAGCGCGggcatcttcttcttcttcttctactactttttttttcattgcccCTCACCCCCAAATTTCTGCAGTAGTGGTCCATAACTAGCTTTTCGCGTATACCGCCACCATCTGTTCGCtattaaaaatacagaaaaaccgCAAGCttaaaaaaaggcttttattAAATACATCTAAAAGGTTTATCGGGGTATTGCGGTCAAACGAACGTTTATAAACGTACAATTCAAGCAGTCGAAATGTCCCtcaagaccgtggtgaagtgaACATTGATGCAGATTTGGCTCAAGagtagagctgctgctcctctcaAGGTAGTTTATTGACGCTGCTAAGAAGAGGCGCTAAGCATGGTTCAGACAGCAGGAGGGCAATCAAGTGAACTGATCAGATCTGTTTTTCTAACCTGCAGGCGTGCCAGTATGGAAGTCCTCTTGGAGTTTGATGAATAGGAGCGTGAACAGGATGTGCTGCAGAAACGCTTTGTTTTTGAAAAGAAGTTGTTCAAATTGCCAGTGGTTCCACACATCTCACAAACCGCTGAAAGCAAAATGTAGAAAGTTAATCCTAAAACGTATTATTTTAGGTGTCAACAAACTTAGTAAGACGTATCGTATATCTTTTTCTTTATAGTAAAAGCTGTTTTTGACTTGCTTTTGACATTAAAATTCAAATTAACTTATGTACATGTTGTGTTCTCACTATTTGTTCCCCACCTGGTCGCTGATCTTTGCCTTTTACTCCAGGCTTCAGCCCTCTTCGTGTCAGATGTTCTTCATCAAACTCTGTGGGTGCCATTTTATGTTTTTCTCCCTGTCAAGAAACAAAAAACTCAAGTAAAcctaacacacacatatataaccAAATCACAACTGTACACTACTAAGAGGTTTAAAGGAGAACTTCCTTTCTCCCTGCATCTTTGGCTACTCACATTGATACTCCGCTCTGCTGTTTCAGCTGAAATTCGCCGGCGTTGGATGACGGGCAGGCAGCTTTTACAGCCCACTCCACTACAGGAGGAGCAGTGAGGACGGATAAACACTGTAGGAGCAGCCCCTGGCCTAAGCTTCAGACCCCCTGTAGACGACCTAGCCTCAAAGTACTCCCTGCCAAAATGGTCGCTGCAGAGGTGAGAGTAGGGTGTGGCGACCCACTGGGCACGGCTCCGCTGGACCTGCTTCTCCCACTTGTGAAATTCATCTGGTTCCTTTGGGAATTTAAACAGCGTTACACCATCTTCGGCAGTTTTGCCACATCCGTAGGCCACACAGTGGTAGGGCATTATAACAAAAGGACCGTCAGCTCCTCAAAGTTTAATGCATAGCCTACGTACAGTAGGTCCTTTATGCCTTGAGTTGAAAGATGTCTCTCAGTGAGCTCAACAAAGGAAAGGGAGAATTTCATGTTAAAATTAGCACACAATTCTGTATTACGAAattataaattattattataaaaaaaaacaaaaacacaatgaaaCCCCAACATTTTCAACATCAATTTTTGGAAACATTACTGGTTCACATATACTGCTTCTTTGCTCGCTAACATTAGCTGCGAAGCTTGAAATTGTATTTTATAACATCCCCTGAATCCCAGTTtgatcaataaatcaacaaCGACAAAACGGAGACAAATAAGAGCTATTAGGCGCTGTTAGGCGAGTAAACATAGAAGAAAAAGCCGTTTGTGAACCTGAAATAACAACAGAATTAGTAGACACTAATAAATTAGTTTTAAACCCAGTTTTACAGTTTATTTTTCGAGAGCAACCCAACCAAAAACATAAACAAGGGTGTCTAACCAGAAGCTCCTATACATGCAGGGTAATTGCTGAGTGCTTAAAGTCAATTTGTCCAATTACAAAGCAGAAATTTGTTCGTTATTACTGTAAATGCCAACTTACCGAATGCAATAATGTCAAGGCACTTAGTTAAACGTCTCAGACAATTTCAGAAGTGTCCATATCTGAGCGGAGAGGCGCCTACATTTTCGTAGCACCCCGTACTGTAATGTGTTGTGTGGTCGcctcattttgacgtcacaaaaATTCTTCTTCTACTAATTGAATCCATCTTTTCTTTCCGGTAGGTGGCGGTAATTGGACGGTAATTACCGCCACCTACCGACATGAAAACATGGATTTCATTGAATACCTTTGAATTCCGTCACTCCCTTTTCACCTCAAATAGCCTTTAACcacatttcttttatttgtggCCCAACAGAAATCTTGATTTCTCTCATGCTGAATTTAATTCTTGTGGTATGACCACAATAACCACATCTGCTGTCTGAATGATTGCTCTATAAACTGGCAAATACGAGCTAAAATCTGAAACAATTCCCTTCAATGAACTTCAATCCACTGCACTACGTTGTTGTAGGGATGAATCCAAATGACCTCATTCCACAAtatattatgtattttttttatgtgaaaaaGACAGCATCTAACATttctctctttgttctggtttacTTATGTTCCCAGCATAACACTGACCTCATTCTGTTCTGTGGATCTCACctcatttttgttttcagtaTAGTATGTCAACCTTTAGTTTAGTCCTTTAGTTTAACGTTTTTCTCAATTATTTTACAGAAGTTGGATGTAGCAAACATTGTCTGTCTAGTTTCCTGGTTTGGAACAGCGGGGGGATTTACCACCATCCCAAACTTGAATTgagatatatttatatatatattgaaagGATCAATATTTGTTTGTTGATCTAGCTAATCTACCCTTGTTGTACTGCTAACATTTTCTTTATATGTGGCATGTTCACTTGGTTTTTCTGTCTTCATTGTGAgtttctcttcctcttttctcaTCTTCAATAATATTGTCTCAACCGTAACTTTTCACAAAAGCTTCTGTCAGCGATCAGCGATTTCTCCCCATCTGTCTCTACCCAGACGACCTTTTaaactcatttatttatttgttcattcGTATTTTTTTATGTCTCCCCTTCCACGGTGTGGCAGAATCCTTCTTTACTCTCTATACGTTTGCTTGCAATTTTTCACGTTGAAAATATACTGAAAACTGtgatccccttttttttttctttttaaaacattttcaaagtttATTTTCAGATCTGATTTCATCACCTTCCTTTTCCCACCATGGTACAACCTTCTTTTTGTCCTTCACGATCATCCTCTGAATACACTGATTTGCTGGGTTTAGGATAAAATGATATGGAAAATAGAAAATTGACTAATAAGATAATATAATTCTCTCTGTGAGTATTATGAAGCGACCAGATTGTGAATTCCTCTCAAAATTTCCTCCCAGCTCAAACCAATTTCAGCCGCTTTAAGTCAATGATCACTTCCTGCTACTTTAACTCCTTTGCATGAACAAACCACAACCAATTTATCTGTCACCAGTGTAAGAGCAATAGATAATTCCTCCTCTGTTCTCATATTTACTCATGTGCCAGCTCTATAATTTGGGAACACTAAATCTCTAACACACAAGAACTCTTCAATCACCTTTCCACCATCATTGTTACCCCATAATGTACAGATGACATTAGGGTTTCCACTCCATATCACTTTCTCTCCTAATTGCACTGCTAATTCATGCAGTATACACAGCCTCTTGCAGGCATTGTTAAACTTAACAACTAAGACATCTTCTTCTCTTTGACACGTTTCCACAACTCTGATCCTTTTCcctcaaactcttatttcctattCAAGGTTTTAAAAAGTTCACAGCTTTCATTAGAAAGTCTCTCTTGGCAtacattattcattatttcatGGTAAGATGTTAAATGAATCCTTGAAACTCTTATTTGCTATTAAATTTGCTCACTCAGTCTTCAGCAAGGATCCTCATACTCACCATTTTCTTTTGAATAGTTAAACATCAGTATGCCCAGTTGGTTGAATAGTTTCCCTCTCTCAAATTTAAGCCACCACCATCTCTCCACCAATCTTTTAATTCCATCCTGACAACCTCTCATTCAAGCTCCTTTTACTGCTTTGACCCTCATCTTGCCTGCTTCTTCATTCTTGTATACCCCTCCCGATGGAATGcactttttttaaccttttcaaTTTGTAAACATCATTTCTACCTGCAGTTACCATCATGATTTCATCACATACCTTTGTCAACTATGTCGACCTTTCAAGTCCAATATCTCTTACATCCAATTAACTTGTGGGTTTTACAAacccagtttaaaaaaaaagttgggaatcTCATAAAACTCATTAAACGATATTTAATTAACAACAgagaacatatatatatatatatataacatatctaatgttgaaagtgagacattttacaatTTCATGAAAATCTTTAGCTCATCCTAAATTGGATGGGGGCAACGTTTCTTTAAAAAGTTGGGACGAGGCAACATGGTGTTATATGGATGGTGGTCGGTGTTGTTCTTTATCTTGATTAACTTTTGCAGCATTCATCTTTTTATGTCCAGGGGatccagagcagtccccagctCAAGGCTTGATGGCTGCAGAGCAGATtgcactctccaccacagacttgAAGAATTTATTTAACATCTTGGTGCACACATCGAAGGGCCTAAGCGGGCGTACATGAACCAAAATCGTCCGTACATTCCGTtatgtcctttcttgtagagagtctcagtgttgcatttccagtccagtctgctgtccaggtaaACTCCCTCCGCCTCTTCTCCTAGGATGGACAGTGTTGGGCTTACTCCTGctaaaatcatctttttttgttttgttcatactCAAGATTAATGGTCAATCACACAAGGCCACAAAGTCATCGACCTGTTCCCtgtactcagcctcttgtccGTCACTGATACACCGATATACTACAGAGCCATCTgagtactggaagtctgaggcAGTTAGAGTACAGAGAAACTGTGAGAGTACAGTCCTCTGTGGTGCTCCAgtgctgctgaccaccttctcagacacactaacccttcagtctcacaaattgtggtctgtttgtcaggtagtcaataATCCAGGTGGTTTTGGAGGCATCAACCTGTATCATATGCAGCTTTTTACGCAACGTAGCAGGCTAAATTGTATTAAAAGCCCCAGAGAAATCACAGAATATGATCCTCACTGTGCTATCTGTTCTGTCCAGATGAGGGTGGGCTCGGTGAAGCAGGTTGATGATGACATCTTAAACACCCACCCAGGGCGAAAAGCAAACTGGAGTGGGTCCTTAAAGGTTTTCACTTGTTTATTCAAATGAGCCAATAACAGTCTCTCCAGGACTTTCATAATGTGGGATGTTAGGGCAACTGGTCTGTAGTCACCGATGGCAGATGCATGAGATTTTTTAGGTACTGGAACAGGGCAGGAAGTCTTCCTTGGAACTGGAACTTCGTCCTGACTCAGGCTGAAGGCTGAAGGCTGAAGAGGTGCAAACATGGCCCTATCCAAACCTTTTTGAGATGTGTCACTGTCATCATATTCAAATGAGCAATCATTTTTCATGAAACAGTAAAACGTATCACTTTCAACCTCTCATATGTTTTCTATGCTCTATATGTTAGCCCCTTGGTTCCTGTTGTGTAAAAGTATATCCACTTAAAACAGTAGACACTGTTGAAACTAATGGATGGATCCAAATGTAAAGACAGCGACTGGATAAGCTGATGCTGAGATTTATAAACAGAATTGAAGGTAAGTGTCTTCAGAAGGATGGAACGCATCTTTATGGCAGATGCAGGAAGATAATGTATCTAAGGACAATAAAGATGGATGAGTTCATTCGAAGTGACAACAAGTAAATTCAGAAAGACGGGACTAACAGTTTTGGCCGAGAAAGAGAGATTTTCCACTGGTGAAAACAATCTGACAATGAGTGAAGTGGAGCACTGGAAGAAGATACACTCAAACTGGGAGAAAGAGCTGGGGACACTTAAAAGAACTCAAAAGAATGACAACAGAAAGTCCAAGGATACAAATTATGAGGATGTTATGAATTGCGCTCAGATGAGTCAAACCCCCTGTACAGGTCGCCAGGATAGAAGGACAACAACAGGGCCACTATTGTCATCTGTGTAAATTTaaacagacagaaataaaaaaaacaccccacATATCCACATGCAGTGTCATTGCATTCAATTACGATGATGTGTAAGTTAAGCAATGTTTCAACTGTGGTGCGGTCAGTGGGTCGCTGTTTCAGGGAACCAAAAGTCCAGTGTTCAAATCATCTGGTGGCCAACACCAGCTTTACAGAAGTGGAGTCATATGCTACGTTTTCAATTGTTTCTTAAGGTCAACAAAGGCTTGTTATCTGCCTGGGTTCCACTTATTGCTATTGTTACAAGAGAAACAACAGTTCATCATTACTGTAAGACAAGAAGGTCGGCGGTTGGGCTGGAAGTTTTCAGGAACTTTGAGAGTTTCTTCACGTGTAACAGCAAAACCCGCCTCACTTATATGATGAAGCCAGCACTTATGAGGAACACTCTAGCAATGAAAGATCAATCAAATAATTATCTCAGTAACTGCGGATAAGTTTCCTGGAGTCACTAGCCTCACAAGTCAACCTTTAGTGGGTTGTAGACTCATGATGACTTTGGCTGACATCACAGGAGACTTTGTGGATCTGGCCTTC of the Odontesthes bonariensis isolate fOdoBon6 chromosome 23, fOdoBon6.hap1, whole genome shotgun sequence genome contains:
- the l3mbtl2 gene encoding lethal(3)malignant brain tumor-like protein 2 isoform X1 is translated as MPYHCVAYGCGKTAEDGVTLFKFPKEPDEFHKWEKQVQRSRAQWVATPYSHLCSDHFGREYFEARSSTGGLKLRPGAAPTVFIRPHCSSCSGVGCKSCLPVIQRRRISAETAERSINGEKHKMAPTEFDEEHLTRRGLKPGVKGKDQRPAVCEMCGTTGNLNNFFSKTKRFCSTSCSRSYSSNSKRTSILARLQGKPPSKKATVLTKMNKGSAGPAGVDASSGFDWGTYLEKETSLASSISCFAHAPLYAHWDDITVGMKVEVLNTNAILPSKVYWIATVIQIAGYKALLRYEGFEHDSSRDFWCSLVSGELNPIGWCAMTSKLLVPPQDVQNIPDWKDYLMKKLVGATTLPVDFYLKLADSMKIPFRVGMRVEVVDPKHVSRTRVAIIDSIIGGRLRLVYTDQSDAPENVVADFWCHIWSPLLHPMGWSSKVGHAIKARANAEAYSCFKGNSDSSVLLFKKPRITYMGESFFEEGMKLEAIDPLNLGNICVATVHKVLLDGYLMVGIDGTISNNGSDWFCYHASSHAILPVNFCKKNNILLTVPHGYDPQTFTWEEYLKETKAKAAPARLFNADYRGHSFSPNMKLEAVDLMEPRLVCVATVKRCIGRLLLIHFDGWDDEFDQWVDHQSPDIYPVGWCELVCHQLQPPPGLGKAFDLNENQLARNKKPKPFMYGRKKKRGTKRGLFMSQARGNADHQAEVINTESSQSRPPDVPLIQPKTEPEEEIFAVQVKVEEMETPIEPPETLQKVCVGTVKQEQAGQQIKLGPQQAPEESGLNDVARQMTKESKAAEDGGEARGGSLEESSPRESDMEQSESETQNLDLAEGSRDHDGTMDLTWESNTEQDTTGEAEELVM
- the l3mbtl2 gene encoding lethal(3)malignant brain tumor-like protein 2 isoform X2, encoding MPYHCVAYGCGKTAEDGVTLFKFPKEPDEFHKWEKQVQRSRAQWVATPYSHLCSDHFGREYFEARSSTGGLKLRPGAAPTVFIRPHCSSCSGVGCKSCLPVIQRRRISAETAERSINGEKHKMAPTEFDEEHLTRRGLKPGVKGKDQRPAVCEMCGTTGNLNNFFSKTKRFCSTSCSRSYSSNSKRTSILARLQGKPPSKKATVLTKMNKGSAGPAGVDASSGFDWGTYLEKETSLASSISCFAHAPLYAHWDDITVGMKVEVLNTNAILPSKVYWIATVIQIAGYKALLRYEGFEHDSSRDFWCSLVSGELNPIGWCAMTSKLLVPPQDVQNIPDWKDYLMKKLVGATTLPVDFYLKLADSMKIPFRVGMRVEVVDPKHVSRTRVAIIDSIIGGRLRLVYTDQSDAPENVVADFWCHIWSPLLHPMGWSSKVGHAIKARANAEAYSCFKGNSDSSVLLFKKPRITYMGESFFEEGMKLEAIDPLNLGNICVATVHKVLLDGYLMVGIDGTISNNGSDWFCYHASSHAILPVNFCKKNNILLTVPHGYDPQTFTWEEYLKETKAKAAPARLFNADYRGHSFSPNMKLEAVDLMEPRLVCVATVKRCIGRLLLIHFDGWDDEFDQWVDHQSPDIYPVGWCELVCHQLQPPPGLVDLNENQLARNKKPKPFMYGRKKKRGTKRGLFMSQARGNADHQAEVINTESSQSRPPDVPLIQPKTEPEEEIFAVQVKVEEMETPIEPPETLQKVCVGTVKQEQAGQQIKLGPQQAPEESGLNDVARQMTKESKAAEDGGEARGGSLEESSPRESDMEQSESETQNLDLAEGSRDHDGTMDLTWESNTEQDTTGEAEELVM